Part of the Spartobacteria bacterium genome is shown below.
GCCCGCGTTGCCGCATCAAACGCGACGGTGTTGATTACCGGTGAAAGCGGAACCGGTAAAGAATTGGTGGCAACAGCCATTCACTGTCTGAGCGAACGCCGAAACAATCCCTTCATCCGCCTCAATTGTGCCGCTGTACCGGAGGCGCTGATGGATAGCGAGCTATTTGGCCATGAAAAGGGAGCTTTTACGTCAGCCGTGGCCCGTCGCATCGGACGCTTTGAATTAGCCAATCACGGATCCTTGCTGCTGGACGAGATCAGCGAAATGAATATCAACTTGCAGTCTAAGCTCTTGCGCGTATTGCAGGAAAAAGAATTCGAGCGTGTTGGTGGTGCTCAAACCATTCAGACCGATTGTCGGGTGATTGCCAGCACCAATCGTAATTTGCAGGAATACGTACGGGAAGGGAATTTCCGTCAGGATCTGTTTTATCGCTTAAATGTGGTACCTATTCGTCTCCCTCCTCTTCGCGAGCGCAAGGAAGATGTTGCATTGCTTATTGAGGCGTTCGTTGAACGCTTTGGTAAAGGTCGCTGTAAAAAAGGCGAAAAAATGCGCATGTCGCCCGACGCCGTTCAAGTCATGATGAATTATTCATGGCCGGGAAATATTCGCGAATTGGAAAATGTGATTGAACGTATCTGTGTGATGGAGGAAGGGCCTGTTTTTGGTGTGGATGCGATTCCTGTGGAACTTCGGAACGGTTCAAAATCGATGGTATCCATGGCTGTCCCAGCGGTGCAGCCATCTGCAGATGATACGGATATGCTCTCTTCAGAACCTGAGGCTGTTACCGTCGTAGACAGTGACCCTGAAACCCTTTATGGCACACTGAATTTATCCGATGTTGAACGAAAAATAATTATTCAGGCACTGCGAAAAACAGGAACCAATCGTCAGCAGGCTGCCGATCTCGTTGGCATAAGCATTCGCACACTGCGAAATAAATTGAATCAATACAAAGAAGAAAACACCTTGCCAGCCGATCTCATGTAATGCAAAGCGCACATTGCGCTATTCTATTTTGCGCTATTGTGAAGTATCAACGGTGTCCGGAAAACAGGTCAGATATATGATTTAGTTGCCCGTCTAAAGTACGGCTTAAGCGACTGAAGGGGGCGAGTCGATCGAAAACAGTTGCT
Proteins encoded:
- a CDS encoding sigma-54-dependent Fis family transcriptional regulator translates to MITSIEHALVVDDDALMREFVVETLRRSKIRVTEARNGLDAKELLAERDFDIAFVDLKMPGLDGMGLLKHMKASGIDTLTVIITAFGTVEKAVEAMRQGAYDFLMKPFSPEQVELIIQRAKDWVGLQAQNTYLKEELGWMLPQGQQIVGKSAAVQKLMKEVARVAASNATVLITGESGTGKELVATAIHCLSERRNNPFIRLNCAAVPEALMDSELFGHEKGAFTSAVARRIGRFELANHGSLLLDEISEMNINLQSKLLRVLQEKEFERVGGAQTIQTDCRVIASTNRNLQEYVREGNFRQDLFYRLNVVPIRLPPLRERKEDVALLIEAFVERFGKGRCKKGEKMRMSPDAVQVMMNYSWPGNIRELENVIERICVMEEGPVFGVDAIPVELRNGSKSMVSMAVPAVQPSADDTDMLSSEPEAVTVVDSDPETLYGTLNLSDVERKIIIQALRKTGTNRQQAADLVGISIRTLRNKLNQYKEENTLPADLM